A stretch of Fundicoccus culcitae DNA encodes these proteins:
- the phnC gene encoding phosphonate ABC transporter ATP-binding protein, which translates to MNNSLLDIRHLTMSYDGKVNVLKDINLTFNKNEFVVVIGPSGAGKSTFIRFINLLVKPTGGEIIFDGDDLLQANTNQLKAARSNIGMIFQDYNLIERSNVLKNVLNGQLGKISAFDSIFGRFTEEDKQRAVNLLEEVGLGEHIYKRADELSGGQMQRVGICRALMQSPKLLLADEPIASLDPATSRLIMEYLFNLSNQYGVTSIVNLHQVAIAKEFATRIIGIKKGEVVFDDHPDYLTDDITEEIYGDKINESVFGTFASQMA; encoded by the coding sequence TTGAATAATTCATTACTCGATATTCGTCACCTTACCATGTCCTATGATGGTAAGGTGAATGTTTTAAAAGATATTAACTTAACGTTTAATAAAAATGAATTTGTCGTTGTCATTGGGCCTTCGGGTGCTGGTAAATCAACTTTTATTCGTTTCATCAATTTGTTGGTTAAGCCTACTGGCGGAGAAATTATTTTTGATGGTGACGACTTACTGCAAGCAAATACCAATCAACTAAAGGCTGCACGTTCCAACATCGGTATGATCTTTCAAGATTATAATTTAATTGAACGCTCCAACGTCTTAAAAAACGTTTTAAACGGCCAACTCGGGAAGATATCAGCCTTTGATTCCATATTCGGTCGTTTCACTGAAGAAGATAAACAAAGAGCCGTTAATTTATTAGAAGAAGTCGGATTAGGTGAACACATATATAAACGAGCGGACGAACTTTCAGGTGGTCAAATGCAACGGGTAGGGATTTGTCGAGCTTTAATGCAATCACCTAAATTACTTTTAGCAGATGAACCCATCGCATCATTAGATCCAGCTACTTCACGGTTGATAATGGAATATTTATTTAATTTGTCTAACCAATATGGTGTGACATCCATCGTCAATCTTCATCAAGTAGCGATTGCCAAAGAGTTCGCTACACGGATTATCGGTATTAAAAAAGGTGAGGTTGTCTTTGACGATCATCCTGATTATTTGACTGATGATATTACTGAAGAGATTTATGGCGATAAAATCAATGAGTCTGTTTTTGGAACGTTTGCTAGTCAAATGGCTTAG
- the phnE gene encoding phosphonate ABC transporter, permease protein PhnE, translating into MNQIQAQTQTMKSKNSTKVFVFIGILLFLVISGMVYLDISLIDLVTVIPDFLVFFFTRFFPPNFSEFFLILPDLIDTILYAYVATIISSIVALIFGILMSKRLNPIQPIRLIVRGIVSFLRNVPVIIWASTLVYIFGIGSLVAIIALVINTIGFLSKSYADSIDDIPQGKLEPMIANGASKSQIIYHAIVPMFLPDWINWTLFAFEINVRASSILGLVGAGGIGILIQTRINLFKYQEAMAMVIYIIILVLITEYATNKLRTKLK; encoded by the coding sequence ATGAACCAAATTCAAGCCCAAACGCAAACAATGAAGAGCAAGAATTCGACGAAAGTTTTCGTCTTTATTGGCATTCTTCTCTTCCTAGTCATAAGCGGGATGGTCTATTTAGATATTTCTTTGATTGATTTAGTCACGGTTATTCCTGATTTTTTGGTGTTTTTCTTTACACGTTTCTTCCCGCCGAATTTCTCAGAGTTCTTTTTAATTTTACCTGATTTAATTGACACCATCTTATACGCCTATGTAGCTACTATCATTTCATCTATTGTTGCTTTAATATTTGGCATATTAATGTCTAAACGCTTAAATCCGATTCAACCTATTCGACTTATCGTTCGAGGTATTGTCTCATTCCTAAGAAATGTCCCGGTTATTATTTGGGCGTCTACCCTCGTATATATATTCGGTATTGGATCATTAGTTGCGATTATCGCTTTAGTCATTAACACCATTGGTTTTCTTAGTAAATCTTATGCAGATTCCATTGACGATATTCCGCAAGGTAAACTCGAACCGATGATTGCTAACGGTGCATCTAAATCACAAATTATCTATCATGCTATCGTTCCGATGTTCTTACCCGATTGGATTAATTGGACCCTCTTTGCCTTTGAAATCAATGTCAGAGCTTCATCCATACTAGGTTTGGTGGGTGCTGGGGGTATAGGTATTCTAATTCAGACACGGATTAACTTATTTAAATATCAAGAAGCCATGGCCATGGTTATCTATATCATTATTCTCGTCTTAATTACAGAATATGCAACTAACAAACTAAGAACGAAACTCAAATAA